From one Amaranthus tricolor cultivar Red isolate AtriRed21 chromosome 17, ASM2621246v1, whole genome shotgun sequence genomic stretch:
- the LOC130804501 gene encoding uncharacterized protein LOC130804501, producing MSPSLVLPLSILLHLWSFSNANETFISAVGDPGMKNPNVRIAFEAWNFCNEVGFEAPHMGSPRLADCTDLYCPNIQEVTNAYFMSKEDGCKVHHKVNDSDNRLRAGKNFPVPGFQPYADPDLYAVEKELYLASLCEVSDSEGPWHFWMVMLKNGNFDKNTTLCPENGKKVSKIETKRNFPCFGKGCMNQPLVYHNRSRLVYNRQHVASLSGGFYGSYDLDADLSKDIGNNSYFSVTWEKNLTSGSWVISNKLTTSTKYPWLMLYLRADSNRGFNGGYHYEGRGMLRKQLESPKFKAKLTLDIKRGGGSNSQFYLIDIGGCWKNNGVPCDGDVLTDVTRYSEMIINPETTSWCRPDNLISCPPYHISSTGERIHRSNTSRFPYSAYHLYCGPGNADFAEKPVDICDPYSNPQSQEIVQLLPHPEWAVHGYPAKQGDGWIGDSRSWELDVGALSSRLYFYQDPGTTPAKRIWSSINVGTEIYVSNTRETAEWTVSDFDILLPNDSLQ from the exons ATGTCTCCATCACTTGTGTTACCACTCTCTATCCTGCTTCATCTATGGAGTTTTTCTAATGCAAATGAAACCTTCATTTCTGCGGTTGGTGATCCGGGAATGAAAAACCCAAATGTTAGAATTGCATTTGAAGCTTGGAATTTTTGCAATGAAGTCGGTTTTGAAGCACCTCATATGGGCAGCCCTAGGCTTGCTGATTGCACTGATTTGTACTGCCCCAACATTCAAG AGGTAACAAATGCGTATTTCATGAGCAAAGAAGATGGGTGCAAAGTGCACCACAAAGTAAATGACTCTGACAACAGATTGAGGGCAGGTAAAAACTTCCCTGTTCCTGGTTTTCAACCTTATGCCGATCCTGATCTTTATGCAGTCGAAAAAGAGTTGTATCTTGCTTCATTGTGTGAAGTGTCTGATTCCGAAGGCCCGTGGCATTTTTGGATGGTCATGCTTAAGAATGGAAATTTCGACAAAAATACTACACTATGTCCTGAAAACGGCAAAAAGGTCTCTAAAATAGAAACCAAGCGAAATTTTCCGTGTTTTGGGAAAGGATGCATGAACCAACCTCTTGTTTATCATAATCGATCAAGACTCGTCTACAACAGGCAGCATGTGGCATCATTGAGTGGAGGGTTTTACGGCTCCTACGATCTAGATGCTGACTTGAGTAAAGATATAGGAAACAACTCTTATTTCTCGGTTACGTGGGAAAAgaatttgactagtggaagttggGTTATCTCGAACAAGTTAACGACCTCTACCAAGTATCCTTGGCTTATGTTGTACTTGAGAGCTGACTCAAACCGAGGGTTTAATGGAGGTTATCATTACGAGGGTAGAGGTATGCTTAGAAAG CAACTCGAATCACCTAAATTCAAAGCAAAATTGACACTTGACATCAAACGCGGTGGTGGCTCAAATAGTCAATTCTATCTCATTGATATTGGAGGTTGCTGGAAGAATAATGGAGTTCCGTGTGATGGTGACGTCTTAACAGATGTAACCCGATACTCCGAGATGATCATTAATCCTGAAACTACTAGCTGGTGTCGCCCGGATAACCTTATCTCATGCCCACCGTATCATATTAGTAGTACAGGAGAGCGAATTCACAGAAGTAATACATCACGGTTTCCATATTCAGCTTATCATCTGTATTGTGGTCCTGGAAATGCCGATTTTGCAGAAAAACCAGTTGATATATGTGATCCTTACAGCAATCCACAGTCACAGGAAATTGTGCAACTTCTACCTCACCCCGAGTGGGCTGTCCATGGATATCCTGCAAAGCAAGGAGATGGTTGGATTGGGGACTCGAGAAGCTGGGAGCTTGATGTTGGCGCTCTTTCTAGTCGCTTGTACTTCTACCAG GATCCAGGTACAACACCAGCCAAGCGTATTTGGTCATCCATTAATGTTGGAACAGAAATATATGTTAGTAACACGAGAGAAACTGCAGAATGGACTGTCAGTGATTTTGATATTCTTCTTCCGAATGATAGTCTACAATGA